The Dunckerocampus dactyliophorus isolate RoL2022-P2 chromosome 16, RoL_Ddac_1.1, whole genome shotgun sequence genome includes a window with the following:
- the LOC129169211 gene encoding scavenger receptor cysteine-rich domain-containing group B protein, with translation MRCRQTVSQAAMRGQRVVESLWRCWNPTIWLSAILLGSCILVAVSVLSRFGDVKVNRRAVPTDNLQSPWRRHYHVELLNGRNRCEGRVEVRYNDTWGTVCDDDWDMVDAQVVCRQLDCGVAVAMGSSSQYGQGSGLIVLDNVDCKGSETNLGQCDSLTWGVHNCYHYEDVAIICREPLVVGAKASGDVTTMSSKDTFSDGTIRLVDGLDSCQGRVEIYYQGRWGTVCDDDWDLREAEVVCRQLGCGHVISAHTNSYYGYGTGHILLDNINCQGNELQLTKCASLGWGNHNCGHHEDAGITCSGTGTNPVPTVHPSTGSQDSKVWSTLETKVTSDDVTATESMSTSAMKKGLTAVRVVNGNSSCRGRVEVQYDDVWGTVCDDGWDMPNAVVVCRQLGCGNALEAKSQAFYGYGTGPILLDNVECDGDEADISECTHSGVGLHNCGHHEDAGVICAPLLPISGLGFARDFSQTEVVHPGAPIRTSTISTPLAEGSLRLVGGKHVCEGRVEMYLNSEWGTVCDDAWDIADARVVCRQLGCGEAATAWEEAHFGPGKGTILLDNLKCTGREASLLHCSHIAWNVHNCDHSEDVGVTCSPL, from the exons ATGCGTTGCAGGCAGACGGTCAGCCAGGCAGCCATGCGAGGCCAGCGCGTGGTGGAGAGCTTGTGGCGGTGTTGGAATCCCACGATCTGGCTATCGGCGATCTTGCTCGGGTCCTGCATCCTGGTGGCCGTCAGTGTGTTGTCACGATTtg GAGATGTGAAAGTAAACCGACGGGCTGTGCCGA CCGATAACTTGCAATCCCCATGGAGGAGGCATTACCATG TGGAACTGTTAAACGGGCGCAACAGATGCGAGGGCCGTGTGGAGGTGCGCTACAATGATACCTGGGGCACGGTCTGCGATGACGACTGGGACATGGTGGATGCCCAAGTTGTGTGTCGCCAGCTGGACTGCGGAGTGGCTGTCGCCATGGGGAGCAGCTCTCAGTACGGGCAAGGCTCGGGACTCATTGTGCTGGATAACGTGGACTGCAAAGGGAGTGAAACAAACCTTGGTCAATGTGACAGTCTCACCTGGGGTGTCCACAACTGTTACCACTATGAGGATGTGGCCATCATATGTCGAG AACCACTGGTTGTAGGAGCAAAAGCTTCAGGGGACGTTACCACAATGTCCTCCAAGGACACCTTCTCAG ATGGCACAATCCGTCTGGTGGATGGACTAGACTCATGCCAGGGCCGGGTGGAGATCTACTATCAGGGACGGTGGGGGACAGTGTGCGATGATGACTGGGACTTGAGAGAGGCTGAGGTTGTGTGCCGGCAGCTCGGCTGCGGCCACGTCATTTCAGCTCACACCAACTCTTACTATGGTTACGGCACCGGCCATATTCTTCTGGACAATATCAACTGTCAGGGCAACGAGCTGCAGTTGACAAAATGTGCCAGCCTGGGATGGGGAAACCAcaactgtggccatcatgaaGACGCTGGGATCACCTGCTCTG GTACAGGAACCAACCCTGTGCCCACAGTTCACCCTTCCACCGGCAGCCAGGACTCTAAGGTCTGGTCAACACTGGAAACTAAAG TGACGAGTGATGATGTCACAGCAACAGAGAGCATGAGCACAAGTGCCATGAAAAAAG GCCTCACGGCTGTCCGGGTGGTGAACGGAAACAGCAGCTGCCGGGGTCGCGTAGAAGTACAATACGACGACGTTTGGGGGACTGTGTGTGACGATGGCTGGGATATGCCCAATGCCGTCGTGGTGTGCAGGCAGCTGGGTTGCGGCAACGCTCTTGAGGCCAAGTCTCAGGCCTTCTACGGCTACGGCACCGGCCCCATCCTGCTCGACAATGTAGAATGTGACGGCGACGAGGCCGACATCTCCGAGTGCACCCATTCGGGCGTGGGTCTGCACAACTGCGGCCATCACGAGGATGCTGGAGTTATCTGTGCAC CCTTGCTACCCATCAGTGGATTAGGATTTGCCCGTGACTTTAGCCAAACTGAAGTGGTACACCCCGGGGCACCCATCAGGACGTCCACCATCTCCACACCACTTGCTGAAG GAAGTCTGAGACTGGTTGGCGGTAAGCATGTCTGCGAGGGTCGCGTGGAGATGTACCTCAATTCCGAATGGGGCACCGTGTGTGACGATGCCTGGGACATCGCCGACGCCAGGGTCGTGTGCCGGCAGCTCGGCTGCGGGGAGGCCGCAACGGCGTGGGAGGAAGCGCATTTTGGGCCCGGCAAGGGAACAATTCTGCTGGACAATCTCAAGTGCACCGGTAGAGAAGCCTCCCTGCTGCACTGCTCTCATATAGCCTGGAATGTGCACAACTGCGACCATTCAGAAGATGTCGGTGTCACCTGTTCACCGCTATGA